The Periophthalmus magnuspinnatus isolate fPerMag1 chromosome 19, fPerMag1.2.pri, whole genome shotgun sequence region GGCACAGCCGCAGTCCTCTGTTGCTCTAGtatcaaaatattacatattttgaatGAAGAAAAGTCCTCACAAAAGCTTCAAATCAGGGAGGAATCATTAATGTTAATAGGGTAAGGTATATTAGTTGTCAGTATATCCATATATTTGACTGCAGTAATAGTGGGCATAAAGAGCCAGTGTAGACAGGTGTTTTCCTTTGagcctctctgtctgtctgtggtgTGTCTGGAAACATTAACCTCAGTCTCTGCGCTGTCTCTTACAGTTAGCATTGCCATGACTTCATCTTCTAATGGACCTGAGGTACGCTGACCGGCACTGGCCATTTTCTGCTGTTTACCACAAGACTACTAGAGCAGCACACTACAGACTTTACTGCACACATGACTGATCACATTTATTCAGAAGAACCAAAGAACTCAGCACAATCAATTGCTACATCTAGTGGTTGTATATGAGACTGCATGTCACTCAACTTGCAATTTGACAAGCCTGTGGACTTGATCTCAGCTACTAGTGCCAGAGAATACAATTGGATACACATAGGAAACCCAAATAAGTCCTTGTGCATGAATATAATTTAATTAATCCAGCAAGAAAATGTAGTTTATTGAATTGACATGAAATAAATCTTACAGACACTGATATAAACATGATGACTCATATCTCTAAAAATAGACGGTGCAGCTGTAGAGCAGGTTGATCCTCTTGATGTCCCAGGAGGACTCTGTCTCTGTCCGATGTTGACTGGGGAGCTGGAGAGGGGGGTGATGGTCTCCCGACCATTGTTGGAGAAGGCTGTTCTTCCGTATTTCATGATGAAGCCGTAGTCATAGGGCGTGTTCAGGTTGAACTGATGACCCGCGTCTCATAACTGTTGTACTCACTGTTCACAATGTAGGGAACGTAGACCAGGCCATCAGAGCTTTTGGGCCAGAGGCAGCTGTTGTACCAGCACTTCATGGCGTTTCTGTGTGTGGGAGGCAGCAGATCTCCTTCCAGGAGAAAGGTGTCTGACTGATTGTTGGAGGACAGGATCCTGGTGCTGATGTCCACAGTGTCTTCGTCCTCTAGGAGCTGTTCTTCTCCAGTGTGTGGCTCGGACAGAGGCTGGGCCTGACAGGCAGCCAGCAACAgcagcacagagacacaggccAGAGGCATGGTGAGCTTCAGTATGgtccacaggagcagagacactgCAGACACTTCATGTGCCTGTGTCCACCCAGTGTCTTTATACTGTCCTCTACAGGTGTGTCCTCCAGGATTATGGGTAACAACAACACAGCACTAGGCCCAAACTAAACATGGGCAGAGGCAAACCTCTcagaacaaaagaaacaaacatctGCTCAAATTACCTTGAGTAAAATTTAAGAAATTATTCTCAAATATTATTGGTACCATTTGTAAATACACTCCAGCCTTATATTTTCTAATTCTGTTGCAAACTCTACTCTGTTAGTCAGAGCTAATATGTCGGCTGTGGTCAGTTTCAGTGAATGTGGTTGCGTTTAGGTCCACACAGCTTCTCTTCCATAGACTCTCCGTTCATTCTGCTGCTGTGAGTTTGTGTGACTGATGTACTGCCAGTGTGGGGGGATGGAGTGAAACTGAGAGACAGCTAGTATATGTCTGAAGATTGATTTCCTATACCTCCGGCAGGTCGTTTGCATCCAGGAGCTTTGCATACAGAACATTTGACTGCTCAGCTGTAGCAAAGCAGTAAGTTCAACAAATATTTGTACTCATTGATTCAAAATTGAAATACCTAAACACAACATTAACATTATGGATATTTAAACTCGTTGACATATTtaggactgaaaaaaaaaacataaattgacAGATTTAGAATCTTTCTTGATTAGTTTCATATTTATAACAGACCTGAAAGctcacatggtaatattaaagaaacaactattattttgtgttgaaaatcaaattctgttgaacaaaaataaaggtaATAAAGGTACAGTATTATCTTTGCAGTATTGAAATGGGTATTTAActgtttcctttgttttctaAAGTTGGACATTTTACTACTGTGACAACAATATCATAGAGCTATAAATATTtaggtcatgttttttttttttttttttttttttccattttactgTGGCTCAGTAAATgcatatttgattttattataaCAGCCTCATAGCACAAACAATATACTAATGCTGTTGTATACTATGTGTGTACAGTTtataactgcactgaaaagaaCCACTAGAGGGCTGTATTGTAGCTTTAAACAAAATGAACCCACAGGACAGGATTGTATACTTTCTGTTGCAAGTGAACATATACATGTTACTCCTGAACTCATGTTGGATGATGCCTTTGTAGACACAGCCCATTCCGTTGAGAGACAACTCCTGTCtgcctccctgtctctccaGAGCAGAGAAACAGCCGCTCTGGTTCTCGATGCTGATGTAGTCGTTCTGGGTCTGACGGGGACAAAGTGGATGCAGATTTGATTGTGGAAGACACTCAGAACGGAACTGATGGTGTCTCAGTGTGGTCCACAGGAGCACCAGGAGCAGAGACACTGCAGGCACTTCATGTGCCTGTGTCCACCCAGTGTCTTTAAACTGTCCTCTACAGGTGTGTCCTCCAGGATTatgagcaacaacaacaacaacaacaacaacaacaacaacaacaacaacaacacagcacTAGACCCAAACTAAACATGGGCAGAGGCAAACCTCTCAGACCAAATATCAGATTACCGTGAATATTTATACCAAATCGTTAAAAAGCAGTGTTGACCTTCTTGTCTTGTACATTGTACAATTTAGTTTAGACACTGTTCAAGGGTTGAAACATAAGCACAAGTCATATCATATTTGtcaaattatatttatattagtttcgttttttggtttattttaacagagaCCATGTTCAAACATATTAATCTCATCTCAAAAGAAGAGAcgctttacaccagatttacACAATACATACACTGTACAGTTTTTGTATAAAATATCCATATATATGTGTTTTAagtaaacttttatttatttattttttattacaaatgtttttcattAGAGCAGACCCAGGTGTAACCAGGATGTAACAATATAAACTTCATCATCATTTTTAAACCAGCAGCATATAGGtgttcaaaaaacaaaacaataaacttaaatataatcatgttcagtgttttagtgaaataagtAGTCATGTCACATGTCATATGCACTTGCGCTTTTGTTTTGATCTGTTCAAACCAAGTGGGTCTTTTTGCAGTGGCATCTGAACTTATCTACCTCCATGTTGcggctctgtctcctcctctctttctatttggagctgctcctctgtttccATTAGTTTGCTCTTCTCATTCTGACACCTCCTAAGACAGTCTCCACACAGCTGGTTCTCTGTCACCATGTAGTGTTTGGACGCTACCGGTATGATTTCCTGCGGGGGGTGTTCATGTGTCTGTACAAGGGTCAGGGGGTTGCGGTCCAGATTGACTCTCTGCAGCTTCTTTAGGCGGCTCAGGCAGCGGGGCGGCTGGGTGAAGCGGTTGTCAGACAGCCCTAGGTGGCGCAGTTCCTTCAGGTTGCCAATAGAGGCCGGTAGGGAGTCTAGTTGGTTCAAACCCAGGTTCAGAGTGAGGAGGTTTTGGAGGAGGCCCATCTCGTCTGGCAGGGAGGTCAGGCGGTTATTGCACAGGTTTAGGAGAACCAGGTTTTGAAGACGGCCGATGGTGACAGGGACCTCCTCGAGCTGTGAATACAAATACAGTATGTCAAAGTCCTGGGTccttgggtcaaatgtagacATTTGACCCAAGGATATATCAATGGCTTAATATAAACCttcacaataaataataatagtatatgTATAACACCATAATGTGTTAAGCTCCTTGGTTTCAGCAGAAAAATACAGAACTTAATAAACCACGCTCCTTTCTTCACTTTGAGTATCCACATGAATATATAACTGTTATTACAAACTTTAACTAGTAACTATATTTGACTATAATATTTGACATAATATTTGACTTGGTGTTGCGGCTGATGACCATTTGTCGATACCAATGTGCTTGCTGTCCCAAGAaccaaaaaaatatgttaagCTTGTAAAGTTCTCAAATGAAAGTTTTGCTTtcgtcaaaataacaaaatatatatatatctgagtTATAAAATAATGTGTTGCATGAGCCATATTTTAGCCATATTTTTAGCCTAATTGTTCATTTGCtcttctatttctattttcacTCTTGTGCCTGAAAAGTGTGTCATGCATGTATTATTGATTTAGTCCCCAAAAGGCACCAgtaaaagcacattttcagtgtatttttactGGAAACTACTTTGGCCTCAGCTGTGACCCCGCGTCTGCTTTGGGGTCTGTCTGCACACTCCTGTCTGCTAAACCAGGTGCACAAACGAGCCTGGACACATCCTGCGCAGGGTACTTCACTTGCAGTTCCACTTCACAATGCATTTGCAGTGTGTTGTTTtggacaaatctgatgcactgagagCAAAGtatgacacacagagagggacagtGCAGGAAAAAGATTAGTGTGAAATATCAGCTGCATTTCCAGTATAGGACTTATTTACACTGATATAACCCAGCCCTAATAATAACATTCTTACTAATTTCTATAAATGCAGTAAGGCATCCTCCCTAAAACCACAATGATGTTTCTTTAGAAACGTAAAAGCAATGTACAGCCACACTATGTAATAATAATCCAAAATGTAATACAACTTCCACTCCAGCTGATTGACATAGTTTACATTACCttgctgcattatgtaacaaaCTACAGTTATTACATTTAGAGACAAATTCTTACAAAATGTGGGCAATATATGCAACTAACCAAAAATCTGAATTATGAGCAGTGAATCTGTGATAGAGCATGTGCCCATTAACCCAAAGGTTTGGAGTTTGATTCTGATCAGTGACTGAAGAATAAATCTGCAAATCACTACAGTACAGTATGGTAAGATAATAAAAGTATAATGTATAAGGTGTAAATAAGTTTATTACATGATGACGCATCTCTTCATCTACTTTTCTAGTTATTTTCTAATCTCAGAGCAATCGTGGAGTAGAGGGAAAAAGTTTCACTGTTTGTAGTTCAAGCACTGTCCTTGCAGCTACTCTTCACATTAGTGGTTGGTTAGATAATGTAATAGCTGTGTCCACGCCAAAATACTTCAATAATGACCCCTTCAGAAGAACTTGAGACTCAGGCAACATGATGCTCCCTCAATCTTGTTTTGACAGCCAATTTCATGGAATTAGAATGCACTTCACCTGATGAGAAAGCCTAAACCAATGCAACAGATTcataaagtaaaatttgaataTATTAGTCTTAAAGGGAGGTACAGGGCTGTTATATGCTTATAATTTTATACTTGTTCAATTGTTGCATAATTTTTACCAGACATAGTAGTAATTTCCTTGGTAAACTTTTTTCTTCAAGGTTTTGGCACACCTAACCAGTTTACACCTAATTATAGATTTGTTAGTCAAACTTCATTTACaacacgtgtgtcaaactcaaggcgcagaggccaaatgcggcccgccacgtcattttatgtggcctgcaagacggtaaattaaaaggcatggctgttaaaataaatccatgctgctttaatgtgtgcattggccataaactaatgagaaatatttgcaaataatgatcccaaaatctTCAGGAAGATGATAATTGTAGACATGGAGGGCACTTTCAAGAAAGTTAAatgtgaatacaagtttgtgcttcaaggagaaaagcctgtatgttttttgtgttatgaggcgttGTTGGTTGTGAAAAAGTACAATCTACGTtggcattttgacaccaaacatggagcCAAGTATGCAAACattagccttcaagaaaaacaacaaattgcccaataattaaaaagctgtttttgaagcagtgctgaaggttTGTCtgatacacttttaaaaatgtctgtaactgtgtatcccctgataaactgacatgtgatatttgcaacttgaataagcaagAGTTATTTAACAACAGAAAGAGCtatttaacaagttaataagtagttaaatttattttacataacatttggttacatttctTGACATTTATACTGCCACACAGttatatctggcccttgatggcagccattttgctcatgtggccctcagtgaaaattagtttgacacccctgatttacaagatataattattcatatattACTTTTTTCAAAAAAATTACGAAAAAATATGGCCTCATGTACTCACATAGTTACTGTGCAGGTCGAGGACAGTGATGCTGGCGAAGCACTCTATGAAGTCGGGCATCTTGCGGATGAGGTTGCGGCTCAGGTCCAGCTGGTCCATCTCGCTGAGCTTCTGGATGGTCTTGGGCACGGCGGTGATCTCCTTAAAACTCAGATTCAGACAGCGCTTCCCATCCATGGTCAGCTCCACACAGTTCTGTGCCATCTTCAGGGTGATGGGCTTCCCCTTGGGCTTCTTGGACTTGGTGTCATTGACCATGGCGCTGTGAGGACAGGAGAGCAGGGAGGTCGGTACTTAAACGCCAGGTAACAAAGCGCTGAAGGGAGGGACAGCTCACAGATAGTGTTACGCACTATACCCAGACAGTGTAACTAAAGACTAAGTTTTATGTTTCTGGACAGATAACATGAGCTGTGCCGAATCCTCTTGTCACAGCTGGCTATGGAGGAGAGAATTTTGATTGCGATCGTTGACAGTTACAATCCGAGACACACAGCTGTTATCTAATATAGAGGAAACCGGATCATTTGTGTATCCATTATGATGTTAAGGTTTGCGGCTGTTGTCTAGTagacttgtcattttattttgattataaggATTCATATGGGGCAACAGCGGAAAGAAGAAGTTAGTGAGtaagttagctgaagatttgatattcttttgtgtttatatgtaaGGGACATGTCTTTAattgaccaagaatttctttagttgactacaggCCTGCTGAGATTAAGATTAAATCTGTCAAGAGCAGTGGGCAAAATCTGTGTGGCATCTAAGACCCCTCTCCAGATATACCACGTGTGCCGTAGGACAGGGCTTTGCTGTTTTTTCAGAGGACATCTTAGAACAGATTACCACAATAAACTTTTACAATAATATACCATAAAGATTACATAGCCAATAGCCACTTACATTTTCTGCTGTCATTATACAATAACAAGACACTCCATTTCAGCTAAAGTATCAAGTTAAAACATGTTTGACACAATAAAGTAAAGATTTCTTACCTGTTTCATGGATCAGTACAGAACCTCAGTCCAGTGTAGAGTGAGGTGGTTACATAAGATATGCATTTGACAAAAACTATCTACTTCAGTTCAGCCTGTTAAAACTAATGTACGGATAGGGCAGTGAAAACAGGCTGAGGCGCTCAGTGCTCTGGTCTGAATTCAGGATTTGTTTGGTGTAGTTCCCCGGCAACTGCTTACAGCTCAGCACCTACAAGTTTAATTTGGTCatagttttattgctaaaacagGCTGCAATGAGGCCTACATTTCTATAGTAATGttggaatatattttaaaaaatgacaaagtttagaatattatgttttaaatcatatttatatttatattatatattatttgatTCTACTCATAGTAAGTCATGAGGCTTATTTTTAACAAGGAAACTCTCAACAatttatagttttaaatgtaaGTGATTACACACGTATGTGTTAtgcatttgtgtttttcctttgaTAATATTTGACATTAAGTGTAACTGCCAGCAGGTGGTGCTGCTATTGTATAAATCAGCCACAGCACAGGTCTGTGCACATGTATGACCATGATAAACTCATATTGTTTAAATTGTGCTATAGGTAAAATGTAGGTTATGTAAGAGGATTATGTGTAACTATAAGAAATAGTGAATTTCAACCACTTGTTTAAGCCTCCAATCCACAAAGCTATTTGTTAAAGTGCATTCCTTATCATGTGTTTACTTATTGATGAGAACTAGCTGGCACTGGTGTAATATGCATTATTAGCAAAGGTTCTTCCTGGGTGAGTGTGAAAAGCAGGTCACATTGGAGGAAATGGCGTTGAGGGGCtaatcacaacacaatggtTCAGATTGCTTTTGCTGATTAGAAACACGAGCCCACTGGGTCTGTGTAGTTATGCATGGGTGAGTGCCAGAACTGCTTTTCTGCAAGTAATTGAAGAACATGTTGTCAATCATACTGTACTAACAGACAAACCCCCTTGTTCAGTTACACCATATTAACTTTTTATCcaagagagagaacacagtATCCTCACATGGGAGAGCAGCCCCCCTTGAGGTGGTTGAAtgtattgcatgtaccattatGTCTGTAAAGATGATGTTGTCCAAAAAGTCTGGCAAAGcgcagattttaaataaaacggGGAAATAAAATGCTGCTTATGGCATTTTAcctaaacatgcacaatagataAAAATCATCATGTTTTACTGTGCATAGCCTTGTGTATTTTAGTGTGtgagtatgtctgtgtgtgtgtttgtatgtgtgtgtgtgtttgtgcacctGTCTGTGGCTGAGACTGCGTTTATGTGTGGGTTGTTTGGTTGTGTGGGGGTGGGCAGTTGTGCTGTAGGGTGGTTGGGTGGAAGGGCATGTGTGATTGTTTTTAATGACTGTAAAgaactttgtgttacttttttttaatggaaacgcttaataaatatatttgattgAGTGAGTGATTGGTTGAACTAAAGTAGCCCTGGTCATGCCTCACTctagatctggagatgggtccccaagAACAGCACTGTGATTTTCACTGCTCCAAACAGGTTGACCCAGTGACAATAAAGAATGGGCCAAATTCAGAGGACAGATTttcctatggggacaataaaataTACCTTAACCTAATGTCTTTCAatgtcttctttttcttttcttgctgTTGTTTCATTGGTGAAAAAGCACACATTGTAGTGTTGTTGCTCCATGCATGAGACATACCATAAGACAGCACCCTGCTATTCTACTAAAATATAACCAGGGAGAAGCCAGATTGAAATTATTCTTAAATGAAGCTCTATATTATCCGAGAGAGCCCCTGTTGAACGTGTTTGGGAAAAGGGTTTTAAACCGTTTCCAAATTCAACTGTGAGAAAAGTGCAGACATCTTTACTTTCCAGTAATGCCTCTGCTCTTCTTTCTAAGAGACAATTTGGATAGAATTTACTTTGcccagagtttttttttttttttttcgaacCCTGTCTTTCGTTTGTCCTTTTTGCTACCCGCGTCTTACTGTTACAGTTCAGACATGAGTAGGTCTGCAGGATGATAGATGTG contains the following coding sequences:
- the lrrc18b gene encoding leucine-rich repeat-containing protein 18 produces the protein MVNDTKSKKPKGKPITLKMAQNCVELTMDGKRCLNLSFKEITAVPKTIQKLSEMDQLDLSRNLIRKMPDFIECFASITVLDLHSNYLEEVPVTIGRLQNLVLLNLCNNRLTSLPDEMGLLQNLLTLNLGLNQLDSLPASIGNLKELRHLGLSDNRFTQPPRCLSRLKKLQRVNLDRNPLTLVQTHEHPPQEIIPVASKHYMVTENQLCGDCLRRCQNEKSKLMETEEQLQIEREEETEPQHGGHTCRGQFKDTGWTQAHEVPAVSLLLVLLWTTLRHHQFRSECLPQSNLHPLCPRQTQNDYISIENQSGCFSALERQGGRQELSLNGMGCVYKGIIQHEFRTEQSNVLYAKLLDANDLPEFHSIPPHWQYISHTNSQQQNERRVYGREAVWT